A single window of Rutidosis leptorrhynchoides isolate AG116_Rl617_1_P2 unplaced genomic scaffold, CSIRO_AGI_Rlap_v1 contig379, whole genome shotgun sequence DNA harbors:
- the LOC139883283 gene encoding LOW QUALITY PROTEIN: FLUCTUATING-LIGHT-ACCLIMATION protein 1, chloroplastic-like (The sequence of the model RefSeq protein was modified relative to this genomic sequence to represent the inferred CDS: inserted 1 base in 1 codon), giving the protein MATTTSILQWHPLKCTKRTKSALEASHRLLYLKPSIDKFPGLSNYRYNTRRATIQCSSSWESSVKTCNIIQRPNNPIESIQRPKGKFKSFLNVISEALKELKKPAITAILVIAMILVCDSAMAASGGRVGGKAFSSYSSRSSGSSSSRSYSMPDRGYSSYSSTPYYSPSPFGGVYVGPAVGVGVGGGAALFWIFAGFAAFLLVSGFLSDKPGEGMLTASGKTSVLKLQVGLLGXGRTLQRDLNRIAETADTSSSEGLSYVLTETTLALLRHPDYCISGYSSVDVKRGIEAGEKRFNQLSIEERGKFDEETLVNVNSIRKQSTISQRASGFSNEYIVVTLLVAAEGVHKLPVIDSSVKLKEALQKLGSVPSSQIMAVEVLWTPQNENDTLSERELLEDYPLLRPL; this is encoded by the exons ATGGCGACTACTACTTCAATCCTTCAATGGCACCCTCTAAAATGTACGAAACGAACAAAATCAGCATTAGAAGCTTCTCATCGCTTATTATACTTGAAACCATCCATCGACAAATTCCCCGGATTATCAAATTACAGATACAACACTCGGAGAGCGACAATTCAATGCTCGTCGTCGTGGGAATCTTCTGTCAAAACATGCAATATCATACAAAGACCCAATAACCCAATTGAgagtattcaaagaccgaaaggaAAATTTAAAAGCTTTCTCAATGTAATCTCTGAAGCTCTTAAAGAATTGAAGAAGCCGGCGATAACTGCTATACTGGTGATAGCTATGATTTTGGTATGCGATTCTGCAATGGCGGCGTCCGGTGGCAGAGTCGGGGGCAAGGCATTTTCTTCATACTCTTCGCGGTCTTCTGGTAGTTCTTCTTCGAGGAGCTATTCGATGCCGGATAGGGGTTATTCGTCGTATTCTTCGACGCCGTATTATTCGCCGTCTCCCTTTGGTGGCGTCTATGTGGGGCCAGCAGTTGGGGTTGGTGTAGGCGGTGGCGCAGCTTTGTTCTGGATATTTGCTGGTTTTGCGGCTTTTCTTTTGGTCTCTGGTTTTTTATCTGATAAGCCTGGAGAAGGTATGCTCACGGCTAGTGGGAAGACTAGTGTCCTCAAACTTCAG GTTGGCTTGTTAG ATGGACGAACTCTACAAAGAGATCTTAATCGGATTGCGGAAACTGCTGATACATCCTCCTCGGAAGGGCTTAGTTATGTTTTGACAG AGACGACATTGGCTTTACTTCGGCATCCCGATTATTGCATCTCTGGTTATTCATCT GTGGACGTGAAGCGAGGCATAGAAGCTGGGGAGAAGCGCTTCAACCAACTTTCTATTGAAGAACGGGGAAAATTTGATGAGGAGACTCTTGTCAATGTGAATAGCATTAGAAAGCAAAGCACCATATCTCAGAGGGCTAGTGGGTTTAGCAATGAGTACATAGTG GTAACGTTATTGGTGGCCGCTGAAGGAGTACATAAGCTACCTGTCATAGACAGTAGCGTGAAGCTGAAGGAAGCATTGCAGAAGCTTGGTTCAGTACCATCCAGCCAAATTATG GCAGTTGAGGTGTTGTGGACCCCTCAAAATGAGAATGACACCCTTTCAGAGCGGGAATTACTGGAAGATTACCCACTTTTGAGGCCATTATAA
- the LOC139883282 gene encoding LOW QUALITY PROTEIN: probable serine/threonine-protein kinase WNK9 (The sequence of the model RefSeq protein was modified relative to this genomic sequence to represent the inferred CDS: deleted 1 base in 1 codon; substituted 1 base at 1 genomic stop codon), with protein MNGLSQSHLEPDFSDFVEVDPTRRYGRYNEILGKGASKTVYRAFDEYEGIEVAWNQVKLHDFLQSPEGLERLYCEIHLLKTLKHKNIMKFYTSWVDTANRNINFVTEMFTSGTLRQYREKHKRVNIRAVKHWCRQILEGLLYLHSHDPPVIHRDLKCDNIFVNGNQGEVKIGDLGLAAILRKSYVDHCVGTPEFMAPEVYKEEYNELVDIYSFGMCILEMVTFEYPYSECTHSIEIYKKVISGKKPDALYKVRDPEVRRFVEKCLATVSRRLSAWELLNDPFLQIDDEESNLRLLDYGKELGDMTSLIRQPYLEYRHSNNSNCKGYHSNDYGFETQKSDWDYHPLESESSGIELFEYHDDEHSTDLDISIKGKRMKDDSIFLRVRIADKGGRIRNIYFAFDIDVDTALSVATEMVAELDIHNQDVIEIADMIDGEISSLVPEWRPGPGIVETPRFANEKFCENCASTRTSTGSLMDIFSNNPAAIQCCGNGCASMHGRFGEITFEIDHEPAQHESRELSSVESGNSHSDEEYEKPAQAQCGNGIETSQEKKIISCRGISVHKLIGSRSHSRTPSLYCDILISNNAEDEIQQEFRWLKAKYQTELRQLRDKEFGLSNSPSSPEAFFSSPSSPLKGNSFDLDKHSHNHFYDDLNKSCPNSETQRARNCEASKELPTFADPKTLHGSGSLLPQSLXRTGSLPLDSIISSM; from the exons ATGAATGGTCTCTCACAATCACATCTAGAGCCTGATTTCTCAGATTTTGTTGAAGTTGATCCAACTAGAAGATATGGCAGA TATAATGAAATCCTTGGTAAAGGAGCTTCGAAGACAGT ATATAGAGCATTTGATGAGTATGAAGGGATTGAAGTTGCTTGGAATCAAGTGAAGCTTCATGATTTCTTGCAAAGCCCAGAAGGTCTCGAGAGGCTCTATTGCGAAATCCATCTTCTCAAGACATTGAAGCACAAGAACATTATGAAGTTCTACACGTCTTGGGTTGATACTGCTAATAGGAATATCAACTTTGTGACTGAAATGTTCACTTCTGGGACCTTGAGACA GTATAGAGAAAAGCATAAGAGAGTTAACATTAGAGCGGTAAAGCATTGGTGTAGGCAGATCTTGGAAGGACTTCTTTATCTCCATAGCCATGATCCTCCCGTTATCCACAGAGATCTTAAATGCGACAACATTTTCGTCAACGGTAATCAAGGAGAAGTGAAGATTGGCGATCTTGGTCTGGCTGCGATTCTACGAAAATCCTACGTTGACCATTGTGTAG GAACACCAGAATTCATGGCTCCAGAAGTTTACAAAGAGGAGTACAATGAGTTGGTGGATATATATTCATTTGGGATGTGCATTTTGGAGATGGTCACCTTTGAATATCCTTACAGCGAATGCACTCATTCTATTGAAATCTACAAGAAAGTTATCTCT GGTAAAAAGCCGGATGCATTGTACAAAGTGAGGGATCCAGAGGTGAGACGATTCGTCGAGAAATGCTTGGCTACTGTGTCTCGTAGGCTTTCAGCTTGGGAACTTTTAAATGACCCATTTCTCCAGATTGATGATGAGGAATCTAATTTGAGGTTATTGGATTATGGAAAAGAACTCGGTGACATGACTTCTCTCATAAGGCAACCGTACCTTGAATATCGTCATAGTAACAATTCTAATTGTAAGGGATATCATTCCAATGATTATGGTTTTGAAACTCAAAAAAGCGACTGGGATTATCATCCCCTTGAGAGTGAATCAAGTGGCATTGAGCTGTTCGAGTATCATGATGATGAACATTCTACAGACCTTGATATTAGCATCAAAGGGAAGAGAATGAAAGATGACAGTATATTTCTAAGAGTCAGAATTGCTGATAAGGGAG GTCGTATCAGAAATATATATTTCGCATTTGACATTGACGTGGATACAGCATTGAGCGTCGCAACTGAAATGGTTGCTGAACTTGATATTCATAACCAAGACGTGATCGAAATTGCAGACATGATAGACGGGGAGATTTCTTCATTGGTACCAGAATGGAGGCCAGGGCCAGGAATAGTGGAGACTCCTCGTTTCGCAAATGAGAAATTCTGTGAGAATTGTGCTTCTACGAGAACATCCACTGGTTCTCTCATGGATATCTTTTCAAACAATCCCGCTGCTATTCAGTGTTGTGGAAATGGCTGCGCTTCAATGCACGGCCGTTTTGGAGAAATCACTTTTGAAATCGATCATGAACCTGCGCAGCATGAAAGTCGGGAACTCAGTTCTGTGGAATCAGGAAATAGTCATTCTGATGAAGAATACGAAAAACCGGCTCAAGCGCAATGTGGAAATGGAATAGAGACTAGTCAGGAAAAGAAAATTATATCCTGTCGAGGAATTTCGGTTCATAAGCTGATCGGTTCTCGTTCTCACTCGAGGACTCCTTCATTGTATTGCGACATCTTAATATCAAACAATGCCGAAGATGAAATTCAGCAAGAGTTCAGATGGCTGAAGGCTAAATACCAGACAGAGCTGAGACAACTCAGAGATAAAGAATTTGGACTTTCAAATTCTCCATCGTCGCCGGAGGCTTTTTTCTCTTCACCGTCGAGTCCTCTGAAAGGAAACAGCTTTGATCTTGACAAACATTCTCATAACCACTTCTATGATGATCTCAATAAAAGCTGC CCGAATTCGGAAACCCAAAGGGCCCGAAATTGCGAGGCGAGTAAGGAGTTGCCGACGTTTGCTGATCCTAAAACTTTGCATGGTAGTGGTTCATTGTTGCCTCAGTCACTTTAACGGACAGGATCTCTTCCATTGGATTCTATTATTAGTAGTATGTAA